DNA sequence from the Glycine soja cultivar W05 chromosome 18, ASM419377v2, whole genome shotgun sequence genome:
TGACAGGGACAATGCCAAAACATTTGAGACTGCTGAAAAGGGCAAGAGCGGTGTAGTTGATCCTGTTGAAATAGAAAATGTGGAAAAGATTCCGGAGGTTGTGGATCACGACAGCAATAAGAATGACAAGCAGGATGGTGTTACCAACCAAGTTGACATTAATAATAGTGTGTCAGCCATAGATCAAGAGGTTGAACCTAAGGGCTTGCCAGCTGGTGGAGATTCTGCAAATGTGGGACAGGAGGCAATTGCCCATGGTTCTACTGTGGAGAAGACTACCATTACAGTTAATGAGAGTGTAGTAACAGAAGTAGTGGCCAGTGCTGAGGATTCTTATCGTGCAGAAAAGAATAATGAGGATTCAGCAGCAAAGCTGGAGAATGAGGAGTCAAAGGCGCAGCTGGATGGTGAGGACTCAAAGCCCCAGCTGGATTGTGACATCAAGCCCTTGCATGAGGATCCTGTGCCCGACTCTTCTGTTCCAGAAAACCAGGTATCTGAGGTCAACCCTAGTTTAGGGTCTCAAGTAAAATCTGATTCTATTTCTACTGATTCTCTGTCAATTAATCAAAAGAATGAACTAAAGGATACTATAATTACTGATAATGTCAAATTAGAACAAGATATTGTTAAGCCAGAGATGGTGGAAGAACCATCATCCAGAAATGATGTACCTGTTTCTTATGATGAATCACATTCAATGGATGTTGGAGGGCTGCATGAGAAAAAGGCATCTGTTgaagaaaatttcaataatGTTTTAAGTCCAGACATGAACAAGACCAATAGCAGCGATGATGTGGGGTATCCCGAAGAGTTGAACTTGGACAGAAGTTCTGGTGATGATTCTATGGAAGAGGATTTGCCTGAGACTAAGCAAATTGATTCTAAGTTTAATGTTGATGAACTTAAAGACAAAATAGAGATTGAAGAGCCTATTGTGAAGGAGGAAAGTAGTACTATAGCTGTTGGAGATGGTCTGTCTGCAGGAGAAAGTGATATCCACCAAGATATTGACATTAGTCCAGTTGCTCCAACAGAGAAACGAAAATTTAATGGTAAGCAATATATTGTCTGAAattgacacttttttttttattggttgtaCTCCTGAAGGGCAAGAAAGAATTATAGGCACTATATGTTGCTTTACTGGCATGCTGTTATTATttcttctttgtattttttaccATCCAGTATTGTTTGGAACATTTTGTCACAGAACAAGCATCAGTTGGGAACAATGAGCCTGCAAAAAGGCAACGCAGGTGGAACACTGAAACAGTTAAAGGTCCAGATGCACAAAGCACTACTCCCAGGCCTGCTACTACACCTAGAGATGAGCCAATTGCTTTGAAACGCAACTTCTCTAGGTCTGATTCCTCTGCAACTGATGATACACCTAAAGAACGCATTGGTAAGTCAACATTGTTGTGATTAGGGTAAATCTATTAAGAACTAATGCTCCTGTTTGTTGTGTAATGGTGGTGTTAATGGAGATCAAATTTCAATTCCTAGCTTTGTggctcaaataaataaattcctgGCACCTTCAGATTTTAATCCTGGACACTTCTTGAAGCACAAGTTGCATATATCTTATCCTCTAAAATGTATTTGTGGaggtttttattttaagatggaCAACTACCTGCTGGTTGATTTTTTCATGCACTTGTGCATTTACTGAGATAAGACTTAGTTGTTGACTTGTTGGTTGTCATGCGCTTTTTTACATGGGTGTATTTTGTCTATGTTGTACAGCATGTTTTTTTATGGATTACTTTGTTGTCATAGTGGCATGTGTTGTATTGTCTGTCTCTGTTTTTCAAGTTAAATagtctttttttaatctttggcAGTTCCACCACCACAAAGGTCCCCAACTAATTCCCTCAGGATTGATCGTTTTCTCCGTCCATTTACCCTAAAAGCAGTGCAAGAACTTCTTGGTAAGACTGGGAATGTCAGCAGCTTctggatggaccaaataaaGACCCATTGCTATGTGACTGTAAGATAACTCTTATTGCTGTCTTCCTTCAACTGTAAATTTTCATGTGATGTTGTTATATTATGACACGGTTCTGACATCTAAGTAATCTTTTGTTGATTTCTTGGTGAATCAGTACTCGTCTGTGGATGAAGCCATTGAGACACGGAATGCTGTATATAATTTGCAATGGCCACCAAATGGTGGGCGTCTCTTAGTTGCTGAGTATGTTGATCCTGAAGAAGTGAAAATGAAGTTAGAACCTCCTCCTACTCAGGCTGCATCTGTCAGCACTGTCCCAGCAGTTCCTCCTGCACCTCCCTCACAGCCAGAGCCTTCCCCTCGTCTGCACAGGGAGCCGCATCCAGTTCCAGCTACTCTCCCACCTCCACCACCATTGTCAAAACCCCCACCAGTAGCAAGAGAACGGCTTCCATCTCCACCACCCCTTCCTGAGAAAGTTGACCCACCCATTGTCACTCTGGATGATCTCTTTCGCAAAACCACAGCCACTCCTCGGATCTACTATCTACCTTTGTCTGAAGAGCAAGTTGCCTCAAAACTTACAGCACAGGGTAAAAGCGCGAGGCAGTAGATAGGCCATTAGCCTGCAAATCTTCTTCCCTTGCAGCCTTTACTGATTTGGATATTTTAATTAGTGGTATGGGATTATTTTGAATGTCTTGGCAGATCTGGTGGTGTTTTGTCTCGGGAAGAAATTGCATTGCTTGAgacttaaatttatttagttttagaAGTCGTGAACTAAGAGCTACCGGGGTTGGATAGATTTTCCCCACTGTTTGAACTAGGCTTGAGCGAACCTTTACCTAAAATTTTATGGAAAAATTTGACGTTAGAATATGTTTATATTCCTAGCCACGAATTTTGTTTTCGGTAGCTGGCTTTTTCTTGATCCGTGTATTTTCTTATGCTGAGTGTCGATTGATTTTAGTCTGTTGATTGAGCATAGTAGATTTCTTCTAGCCACGTGGTTTGTTTGACATCAAGTCTAGCACCGTAGGAAGGTTGATTTGTATGGGTTGACTCGCCAATTTATCCACCGTTTGGGAGAATGTATCGCAAGTTTGTTGTTATTTTGGGTACAGTATGGCATGGATGTTTATTGTGATTTGGTTTTGATATGACTTATATAAGTTTTTCATCCATAAAAAATATGGTGTTTTCAAATTACTACTTAATCACGTCACTGAAATGTGACTAATGGTATAacttgaaacaaaaaattttgaggtaattatttgataaaaaatttttttttagataataatttaaaaataatttatttttgaggtatgaaaaatttatttaaacctTTTGATTTTGGTTGTTATTGTGAAAATCTAACTAAATtgcatattaaatttatattaattttcttttacattcttatttaaattatcttttctaTAACTTAAGCTGgaactcattttttataatgataGTATGTGGTTTTTTTTGTATTGAAATCTTAGTTATATtgcattatttatatataatattgataCTGCATAATTAGTTAACTAATgatttgtaatgtatttttttatgaagtttataataatttaattgttgtCAAAAACCACTTAAGCTGAATGAAAACTAAACggtgaaaactaaaaaaaaaaagaacaacacGGTGAACATCCCTACTACTAAGGACGTTGTATTTGTTTGTTGAGAGTTGTGGGCCTGTGGCTCCCTAGGTAAATCAGTAAAGAAAGACTAACTATTCATTTCCCTCCTTAAAAGTGTTAAAAGTCCTTCAAagatagaaaattaatttttagtctctcaatGTTTAAAAAGTGTAATAAAATCATTCTATAACTTTTTCTGTTAACTATCACGATTTTACCTAACACTTTTCGATTAAATTGTGATAAAGAATGTACATATGTGTTGTTTGGTTAGCAAAATGAGTAAGAGACTTATTTGTCAGCCAAAAGTGGATGGATTATTTTGTCTCTCTCggagatttcttctattttttctccCCCCATTTCTTTATCGTTACAATCCCAGCTTCCCTTCCAATTTGTTTTCACGCAGTTCATCTTTTTCACCTGGATGCTAGCAAATAGATCTGGTTGACCCGTGAACTGAACCGCACGCTGCAACCATTTTTGGCGACCAAATGGAGTGGGAAGGGATGCATTTTAATCATCTTGTGAAGGGGGGAAAACCCATAACCAATTTTGCAAAAGGTttgataaaaaaaggaaaaaaaaaaacacaaagaacAAACATCATTTGCACAACAATACGCTGGATCACTTTTTTTTggcaaattctttcatttttgaaCAAATAATCAAGTTCTAATATATGACTTGCTAAGAATTGGTTTATCTACAAAAGCCcttgattgatttaaaaaaatcattgagcAATGAGCGAGAAatttgaagaaaatgaaagaggaACACGTTTGGTTTGAGCAACAATTTCATAAATGAGTGTTTTTTGCAATTACTCAAGTTTAAGTATGGGTTTTGCTTGAAATTGATTGAACTACAAGAACACtcaatcaattttacaaaaaagaattCAATGGAGCAAAATCAAGcgcaaaaagggaaaaaaaaatcccttttaACCTTATATGTTAGGAGTATGCTTTTGGGATCCAATTTTTAACCTGTTTCAACCTTAATTGCAATAAGCCCATTGGTGAGAGAAGAAGATATAGGGAAGAGGAGAAAAGAGATGATGGGAGGGAAGTTGGGATAGCAACAGTAAAAaaatgggaaaagaaaaaaatacaagaaatctTCAAGGGTAACAAAATAGTTCAACTTTTGGGTGATAAAAAGTTCATCCTACTCATTCCCCCGACTAAGCAACACACATGTACATTCCTATTTGGTCAAAAGATGTCGTGTATACAAAATTGTGAGAGTTAAAAGTAAAATCATTTTGTCACACTTTTTCAATATTAagggactaaaaaataatttttcatctttcaataaTTGAAATGTCAGAATTTGACACTTTCAAAGACTGAAATGagtatttatgataaaaaaaaactaatgtcaCCCATTTAGAATACAAATTTGAGCATGAACATGAatattcttaataaaatattgttgcAAAGTGTGTAGATTGAATTTGAGAACATCACAGGTTTACACCACAAGAAAGGATCAGggaatttttaggaaaaaattcTTGAgtaaccaaaaaatgaaaaaccaatAGGTGTAGGGATAGTTTGGGTTCCAACAATAGAGTGTCAAAACCTGATAGTTGCTCAAGTCAATGAATCTTTAAAGCATCTCCAATAACTTTTCTTACAATCTAATCTTTCATGCAAGATCTGATCTTGTTAAGATTTATTACTAGAGTAAAAGGATTGATTTCCACCGTGGAGATCTGTTCTTCTACAAGAATAAGCAAGATCTGCATGTGTTttcaaaaaatgatattataatgTCTCTCTTCATAAAAAgtgtaaataaatattagaaggTGAATTCATTGTAGGACCTACAAAAAGTGGTTTAAAATCACAAAGCTTGATTTTCTATTGAAGCAAAAAATTGGAAAGATCTCTAGAATGATATAGTATTGCAAGGTGCACCAAAAAGTTGACTTAGATCACAAAGTTTGATCTTCTATTAAAAATGTCTTTAGCGTGTGTTTGGATTATAATTTACAAAGTTAAGTTTAAGGTAACATAACTTTTTAACTTAAGTTTATAGATAAAAGTAAGTTGAAAGTAACTTGTTTTATGTTTGGATACTTTGTTGTAAAAGTACTTTTGACAGAATGAAACTTATTTGGATTATTTGGATGAAAAGTACATTTGATATTGTTGCAAAGGAACAAATGGATGTTGAGGGGTTATAATAAAGGTCAGATATGGCTTCTTTAAATTTTGGCAGGTaaggaataatgaaaataattatgggTTTAATGCTGGTTGTTTAGAGGTAATTGCTGGAAGGagttattgaaatttttaaaaaaaaccttatcTTTCTAACGGATCCAACGAACGTTAACGGAAAAGTAACCTATAGTTGCTTCCCATTAAAAGTCGGATCATGTGCAATTCAAGTTTAGTTGAACCCTCGTTTGTAATGGTCTCACAGTAAGTTCAGTGCAACTTCTACTCCCGTTTAGAGACTCAAacgaaaaaacaaacacaactttattttttttttcattacgtGCGTTTGTACAACTACTATgaaacaaacatgaaaaatgcACAATTTACTcgtagaaataataataataataaaaataaataaataaataaaataaagtattttttgaaaaataaaagattgttAGTACTAGTTACTACGGAGTATCGTATTCGTATCATCCACCCTGCGGCGTTGAAACAATTTTCATGGTTTTGCGCCAAATAAAATAGGCGAAGAACCCTAACTTAAAAAACCTCTTCTCTTCAAGTAACGcgtctttctttcttcttcaactAATTTGCATTAAAAGTATCCTCAAGTAACTAAGAAAGCAATCAAGAAAGAAAGCTTCTtgtattcattcattcattcattatgtgtgtgtgtgcgagTACAAAATTTATTTCTGGAATCTGAGGTGTTTCATATAGCCATGTTGCTTACTTGCTTTAGTATGTTAATTCGGTTAACAATTTTTTGGGTAAGTAGCATAGCTTTGTTTTACTATTCTTTTAGCATATTAGTTCTTCGGGTCAATGGAAGACCCATTACACCCTTCAACAGAAAATTGACACACCGAGATGGTGGAACAGCAAGTAAATGTAAACTTATGTTATAAGAATAAGCCACTGAAGCTAGATAATCAGCCACCACATTAGCTTCTCTGAAAGCACgaatttattaattgttaacAGAATACAATGACATTATTTGATCCATGTAGCTGGTCTTACCTAGTGGAAAAGGCttctgtttgtttttgttgagtGTATTAGTCATTAATGCAACGTAAGTTGTTGTCTTTAACGTTTGATATAGCTTTATCACATTGGTGTATATTTCACCGGAGCAAAGAAGAACTGGTTGTTGCCACTTGGAAAAAACAATTTGACAAATCAGAGATGATTCAAAGGGTCCTCCTTCTGTATCTTGCAAATGACATTCTGCAGAACTGTAAGCGTAAAGGGAATGAATTTGTGACAGAGTTTTGGAAGGTTCTTCCTGCAGCACTTAAAGATGTTATCAAGAAAGGTGATGATCATGGAAAGCGTGTGGTATCTACATTGGTAAGCCCTTTTTACACTATGTGATGCAAGTATTTCAACTGAATACTTAAATGGGAAAGGGTGTAAAAGAATTGAATATAAAATCATAGCAGATAGTTCTTCATGCATGGCTGAAACTCTAGATATGGTGTATAAATGCTGATCATATGATTTGTTTACCATGATATTGATCTGTTAACTTAGTTCTTTACTAACTTTAGATTGAAATATGGGAGCAAAGGAGAGTGTTTGGATCCCAGGCTAGGAACCTTAAAGATTTGATGCTTGGAGAAGATGCACCTCCACCATTGGAATTTGGCAAAAAGCGATCACGTTCTGTAAGAATTGCGAAAAGGGATTCTCACTCCATCAAATCGGTGAGACTGAGTTACTGAGGGCCTTTGCAACTACATCCTTCCTCTCCCCATTTCATACTTAAATCATTGATGTTAGATAGTTACATCCTTCATAGAGGTTTGCTATGGTTCTTTCATATCTCACTTCCTTGATATTGTCTTGATGCCAGAAACTGTCCATAGGAGGTACAGCAGAAAAAATAGTGTCTGCATTTCATTTGGTGCTCAGTGAGCAATCCGCTGAAGATGCAGAGATGAGTAAGTGCAAATCTTCTGTTCAGCGTGTGAGGAAGTTGGAAAAAGATGTTGATACCGCGTGCTCTGTTGGTAAGCAT
Encoded proteins:
- the LOC114397730 gene encoding apoptotic chromatin condensation inducer in the nucleus-like, whose protein sequence is MSSKYQILDNRPINQWKVTELKDELKRRKLSIKGLKDDLVKRLDEVLRLEREADEASEKDEANGFDGHVDGEKDSEAVTVDAEMVDSTDRDNAKTFETAEKGKSGVVDPVEIENVEKIPEVVDHDSNKNDKQDGVTNQVDINNSVSAIDQEVEPKGLPAGGDSANVGQEAIAHGSTVEKTTITVNESVVTEVVASAEDSYRAEKNNEDSAAKLENEESKAQLDGEDSKPQLDCDIKPLHEDPVPDSSVPENQVSEVNPSLGSQVKSDSISTDSLSINQKNELKDTIITDNVKLEQDIVKPEMVEEPSSRNDVPVSYDESHSMDVGGLHEKKASVEENFNNVLSPDMNKTNSSDDVGYPEELNLDRSSGDDSMEEDLPETKQIDSKFNVDELKDKIEIEEPIVKEESSTIAVGDGLSAGESDIHQDIDISPVAPTEKRKFNEQASVGNNEPAKRQRRWNTETVKGPDAQSTTPRPATTPRDEPIALKRNFSRSDSSATDDTPKERIVPPPQRSPTNSLRIDRFLRPFTLKAVQELLGKTGNVSSFWMDQIKTHCYVTYSSVDEAIETRNAVYNLQWPPNGGRLLVAEYVDPEEVKMKLEPPPTQAASVSTVPAVPPAPPSQPEPSPRLHREPHPVPATLPPPPPLSKPPPVARERLPSPPPLPEKVDPPIVTLDDLFRKTTATPRIYYLPLSEEQVASKLTAQGKSARQ